One part of the Arvicanthis niloticus isolate mArvNil1 chromosome 15, mArvNil1.pat.X, whole genome shotgun sequence genome encodes these proteins:
- the Gng11 gene encoding guanine nucleotide-binding protein G(I)/G(S)/G(O) subunit gamma-11, which translates to MPALHIEDLPEKEKLKMEVEQLRKEVKLQRQQVSKCSEEIKNYIEERSGEDPLVKGIPEDKNPFKEKGSCVIS; encoded by the exons ATGCCTGCCCTTCACATCGAAGATCTGCCGGAAAAGGAAAAGCTGAAGATGGAGGTTGAGCAACTTCGCAAAGAAGTGAAATTGCAGAGACAACAG GTGTCTAAATGTTCTGAGGAAATAAAGAACTACATTGAAGAACGTTCTGGAGAGGATCCTCTGGTAAAGGGAATCCCAGAAGACAAGAATCCCTTCAAAGAGAAGGGCAGCTGTGTCATTTCCTAA
- the Gngt1 gene encoding guanine nucleotide-binding protein G(T) subunit gamma-T1, whose amino-acid sequence MPVINIEDLTEKDKLKMEVDQLKKEVTLERMMVSKCCEEVRDYIEERSGEDPLVKGIPEDKNPFKELKGGCVIS is encoded by the exons ATGCCAGTGATCAACATCGAGGACCTGACAGAAAAGGACAAATTGAAGATGGAGGTAGACCAACTCAAGAAGGAAGTTACATTGGAAAGAATGATG GTTTCCAAATGTTGTGAAGAAGTAAGAGATTATATTGAAGAAAGATCTGGAGAAGACCCTCTAGTGAAGGGGATTCCAGAGGACAAAAATCCCTTCAAGGAGCTAAAAGGAGGCTGTGTGATTTCATAG